The genomic interval TCATTCCAATTGTAGAGTTAGAAGATGTGACTGCAGTGAACAGTAGAGTGAAAAACTTTGAAGTGTCACTGAAAGGTACTAACCCAATTTATGAATGGTCAGTAGAAGACAAGTAATGACAAATTGTGAAGAAAAGGGATACGTGGCGGAGAACGTCCGTCCCCTTTTCTTATATTTAAACGAAAATAAAAGAGGATAACGCAGTTTTTATTTTTGATATGGTCATAGGGGTGAAACAATGAATGAGAGCAAATTGTTAGAAGTCAAAAATTTATCTACCGCATTTGAGATAGAGGGACAACAGTACGATGCGATTTCTGATATTCATTTAGACATTAGAGAAGGAGAAATATTAGGTATTGTAGGAGAATCGGGCTCTGGCAAATCTGTATTAAGTTTATCCATTTTAAATTTATTACCTGAAAAAATTGCGACGATTCGTTCAGGTGAAGTGCACTATAAAGGTCAACGTATCGATAACATGTCGCATGAAGCATTCAACAAAGTACGGGGGAACGAGGTAGCAATGATTTTCCAAGAACCGATGACCTCGCTCAATCCTGTTTTTACAATCGGCAATCAGTTGATGGAAATGATTATGTTGCATTTAAAAATTTCGAAAAATGAAGCACGGGCTAAGGCGATTCAATTGCTTCAAGATGTTGGAATTCCGCGTGCGAATAAAGTCATTGATGAATATCCCCATCAATTATCAGGTGGGATGCGTCAACGGGTGATGATTGCGATGGCGATTTCATGTGCACCTCAACTGCTCATTGCTGACGAACCTACGACCGCACTCGATGTGACGGTACAAGCGCAAATATTAGCACTGTTAAAACGCATACAAGCCGAAACACATATGGGTGTCATCTTTATTTCACATGATTTAGGCGTGATTTCAGAGGTGTGTGATCGTGTAGCAGTCATGTATGCGGGAAAAATTGTAGAACTCGCACCTGTAGAAGAAATTTTTACGCACCCTAAACATCCCTATACACAGTTGCTTTTAAAAGCGATACCTCGATTGGATGTACAACAAGAGACGCTTGAGACGATTCAAGGTTCTGTGCCGAGCTTAGTCGAGTTGCCACAACAAGGTTGTCGTTTCGTCAATCGATGTCCACATGCGATGGAAATGTGTCAAATACAAGATGTGAGTGGCATTCAAGTGGCAGATGAACATCAAGTGTTTTGTCATTTATATCGAAGTGAAACACAACTGAAGGGGGTCGGACAGCATGAGTGAAAACATTTTAGAAGTGAATGATTTAAAGCAGTACTATCCGATTAAAGGGGGCATATTTCAGCGTCAGATTGGTGAAGTGAAAGCGGTGGATGGCATTTCTTTTGCCATTAAAGCAGGTCAGACAGTCGGGTTAGTGGGTGAGTCAGGCTGTGGTAAATCATCAGCAGGGCGTACGATTTTACGATTACAACAAGCCCACTCAGGTGAGGTTAAATTTTGCGGTCAAGATATTACGAAACTTAGAGGACGCGCATTAAGAGAAGCACGTAAAGGCTTTCAAATGGTGTTCCAAGATCCGTATGCGTCACTGAATCCGATGCAAATGGTGGGAGATATTGTCGGTGAGCCGATTCGTAATTATTACCATAAAAAACAAAAAGACATTGAAGATGAAGTGAAAGACTTGTTGAAGCGTGTCGGACTCAATGAAGCGGATTATTACAAATATGCACATGAATTTTCAGGTGGACAACGACAACGTGTAGGGATTGCGCGTGCATTAGCGCTTAAGCCGAAGTTGATTATCGCCGATGAACCGGTCAGTGCGTTAGACGTTTCTGTTCAGTCTCAAGTGTTGAATATTATGGCAGAATTACAAGAAGAATTTGGACTTAGCTATTTGTTTATTGCGCATGATTTAAGTGTTGTCAAACATGTGAGTGACTATATTTGTGTGATGTATTTAGGCCATATTTTAGAACAAGGTCCTGCTGAAGCGATCTATGAAAATCCGAGCCATCCTTATACGAAAGCACTCATTTCGGCCATACCTGAAATTGATCCTCGTAAGCGAAAAGAAAGAATTTTGCTAGAGGGCGATTTGCCGTCACCGAGTGATCCGCCATCAGGTTGTCCATTTCATACGAGATGCCCAGTGGCTGAAGCGAGATGTGCTGAAATCAAGCCGCCATCAGTGGAAGTCAGTGACAAACATTATGCAGCGTGTGTCTTATTAGAAAATGGGGGTGCGGCCAAATGACAACATTGATTATTAGACGTATTTTATTAATGATTCCAATGCTCATTTTAATGTCGGTTGTTATTTTTACAATTTCTAAATTACAACCAGGTGATGCGTTTTCAGGCAATATGGATCCAAAAGCTGGTGCAAAATATTATGAACAAGAACGTGAACGATTAGGGTTAAACGATCCGCTTCCAGTGCAATACATGAAGTGGGGCGAACGTGTACTGCATGGTGATTTTGGAGATTCCATTCGCTACAAACGTCCGGTCATGGATTTAGTGAAGGAGCGTATGCCGAATACGATTTTGTTAGGCGTCACAAGTTTAGTTATTACATATCTTATTGCTTTTCCACTCGGGATACTATCAGGACGAAAGCCGTACAGTCTTTCTGATTACAGTATTCAATTTTTAAACTATTTAATGCTGGCTATCCCTTCTTTTGTTGCAGGGGTGTTCGCCATTTATATTTTCGCGTTTCAACTTGGACTCTTTCCTTTTTCAGGTTCCGTAGCGCTCGGGGTTGAACCTGGCTCAGCAGCATATTATATTAGCAAAATTTATCATACGATTTTGCCAGGAACAGTGCTCGGCTTATTATCAACAGCAAGCTATGTACAATTTTTACGTAACGATATTATCGAAAACGCGCGTAAAGATTATATTCGTACCGCACGAGCGAAAGGTTTATCAGAGTCTACCGTTTATAATAAACATATTTTAAGAAACTCTATTATTCCGATTGTGACGTTTTTTGGTGCAGATGTATTATCCGTTTTTGGTGGTGCAGTCATTACAGAAACGATTTTCTCATATCCAGGTATCGGGAAGCTCCTCATTGATGCAATTAGTGGTAAAGATTACCCATTGATGATGGCACTCTTACTATTCTTCTCATTTTTAGGATTATTGGCTAACTTAATTTCAGATATTACGTATAGCATAGTCGATCCGAGAATTAAGAGTAATTAGGGGGGATATTGATGGATAAATTAAAAAAAGCAAAAAGTAAATCACCACTGACGATTGCCCGTAAGAAATTTCTTAAAAACAAACCGGCTATGGTTGCTACAATCGTTCTCGGATGTATTGCGGTCATTTCGTTTTTAGCACCACTCCTTGCCCCTTATGATCCGAACTTACAAAATTTAGTATTGATTAAAGGGGATATGTCAGCGGAACATTGGCTCGGTACAGATTCTGGTGGACGTGATATTTTAAGCCGACTGTTGTATGCGGGCCGCGTATCGCTATTATTTGGACTTTTTACTTCTATTGGTTTGATGACAATAGGCGTATTGATTGGGATGATTTCGGGTTATTACGGTGGTTGGGTCGATACAGTGCTCATGCGTTTTACAGAGTTTGTTATGCTATTCCCATTCATTCCTTTTGCGGTCGTGTTGAATGCGACGTTCAGTGGTAAAATCGAAAATCAATACGGTTCAGCGATTGTTTTAGGTTTAGTACTCATCACCTTATCTTGGGTTGGTATCGCGAGGATCGTCCGCGGTAAAGTCATGCAAGAAAAAGAGAATGAATATTTCTTGGCCGCACAATCAATCGGAACGCCTGTGTATAAAATTTTATTTAAGCATTTATTACCGAACATTTTAAGTGTGATTATTGTACAAGCGACACTCGTATTTGCCGTACAAATCGTTGCCGAAGCGGGACTCAGTTTCCTCGGGTTTGGGATTAGTAAAAGTGTGCCGACATGGGGGAACATGTTAACAGATGCACAAGAAGGCGACATTTTAAGAAGCAAGCCGTGGATCTGGATGCCACCTGCACTCATTATTACAGTCACAATTTTATGTATTAACTTTATCGGTGAAGGACTAAAAGATGCCCTTAATCCAAAATCAAAAAGGTAAAAATTTGGAATGTATAGAAAAGAACACAAATCATATAAGTCATGATAAGAAATAATTTCACAATTCATGTATTTACGGATACAATAATGATAACCAAAATGACATGAGTAGGTGAAAATGATGAGATATAGTGATGAAGAATTTGAAGCGTTTTTTTCTAACTTAACTGAAGACGAACAAGACGAATTACTCCATGAAGTGATAGCGTTGACATTAGGAGAAGAGGATGAAGAAAGAAGTATTGTTGCGCTATTAGATCATTACACTGTTGAAGACATTAAGACGT from Staphylococcus sp. MI 10-1553 carries:
- a CDS encoding ABC transporter ATP-binding protein, encoding MNESKLLEVKNLSTAFEIEGQQYDAISDIHLDIREGEILGIVGESGSGKSVLSLSILNLLPEKIATIRSGEVHYKGQRIDNMSHEAFNKVRGNEVAMIFQEPMTSLNPVFTIGNQLMEMIMLHLKISKNEARAKAIQLLQDVGIPRANKVIDEYPHQLSGGMRQRVMIAMAISCAPQLLIADEPTTALDVTVQAQILALLKRIQAETHMGVIFISHDLGVISEVCDRVAVMYAGKIVELAPVEEIFTHPKHPYTQLLLKAIPRLDVQQETLETIQGSVPSLVELPQQGCRFVNRCPHAMEMCQIQDVSGIQVADEHQVFCHLYRSETQLKGVGQHE
- a CDS encoding ABC transporter ATP-binding protein, producing the protein MSENILEVNDLKQYYPIKGGIFQRQIGEVKAVDGISFAIKAGQTVGLVGESGCGKSSAGRTILRLQQAHSGEVKFCGQDITKLRGRALREARKGFQMVFQDPYASLNPMQMVGDIVGEPIRNYYHKKQKDIEDEVKDLLKRVGLNEADYYKYAHEFSGGQRQRVGIARALALKPKLIIADEPVSALDVSVQSQVLNIMAELQEEFGLSYLFIAHDLSVVKHVSDYICVMYLGHILEQGPAEAIYENPSHPYTKALISAIPEIDPRKRKERILLEGDLPSPSDPPSGCPFHTRCPVAEARCAEIKPPSVEVSDKHYAACVLLENGGAAK
- the opp4B gene encoding oligopeptide ABC transporter permease — encoded protein: MTTLIIRRILLMIPMLILMSVVIFTISKLQPGDAFSGNMDPKAGAKYYEQERERLGLNDPLPVQYMKWGERVLHGDFGDSIRYKRPVMDLVKERMPNTILLGVTSLVITYLIAFPLGILSGRKPYSLSDYSIQFLNYLMLAIPSFVAGVFAIYIFAFQLGLFPFSGSVALGVEPGSAAYYISKIYHTILPGTVLGLLSTASYVQFLRNDIIENARKDYIRTARAKGLSESTVYNKHILRNSIIPIVTFFGADVLSVFGGAVITETIFSYPGIGKLLIDAISGKDYPLMMALLLFFSFLGLLANLISDITYSIVDPRIKSN
- the opp4C gene encoding oligopeptide ABC transporter permease, encoding MDKLKKAKSKSPLTIARKKFLKNKPAMVATIVLGCIAVISFLAPLLAPYDPNLQNLVLIKGDMSAEHWLGTDSGGRDILSRLLYAGRVSLLFGLFTSIGLMTIGVLIGMISGYYGGWVDTVLMRFTEFVMLFPFIPFAVVLNATFSGKIENQYGSAIVLGLVLITLSWVGIARIVRGKVMQEKENEYFLAAQSIGTPVYKILFKHLLPNILSVIIVQATLVFAVQIVAEAGLSFLGFGISKSVPTWGNMLTDAQEGDILRSKPWIWMPPALIITVTILCINFIGEGLKDALNPKSKR